In Gopherus flavomarginatus isolate rGopFla2 chromosome 5, rGopFla2.mat.asm, whole genome shotgun sequence, one DNA window encodes the following:
- the LOC127052921 gene encoding zinc finger protein 883-like: protein MLVTFEDVAMYFSPAEWALLGEEQRQLYRHVMWENYQILVSLGIQTPKPVVISSIERGEELCVQRPTKDEDEHILRDTHPGFPDAEETWDWPAIESSLGFFLTQSSFPGAAGARNLSRAEGQTPEEGPGNVEPLRSFPGTSGKNHSKKSERGRHHKRQGRPQRQRKNLTRKEPATSRGHQRRSRPYLKHSTKGKAEPRKSLYTCRVCREEFKVQKDLIGHHWMVHRKQELYHCSECGESFRRKKEFRAHGKAHRKKRDHPCSECGKIFHKLSYLIAHQRIHTGERPYHCAECGKRFFHISALNMHKRVHSGERPFACTECGKRFMNSSTFRSHQAIHSEKRPHRCNQCGKGFKVASGLTRHLKIHSKERRFLCHECGKKFSLREHMIRHQMIHTGEQPHCCAKCGKKFSLLQSLRRHQETHTPGRLHRCAECGKIFRHPQNLSRHQGVHTGKLHRCTDCGKGFVRLQHLTCHQRIHTGEKPYCCTECGRSFTQLSGLTNHLRIHSGERPYPCTQCGKCFAHSSSLTEHLKTHSGERPYSCIQCGKHFARSSSLTQHQRTHPGEQPYSCAQCGKRFARSAYLTKHQSTHSE from the exons ATGTTGGTGACGTTTGAAGATGTGGCCATGTATTTCTCCCCAGCGGAGTGGGCACTGCTGGGCGAAGAGCAAAGGCAACTTTACAGACACGTCATGTGGGAAAATTACCAGATTCTGGTCTCATTAG GAATACAAACTCCCAAGCCAGTGGTGATCTCCAGCATAGAGCGAGGGGAAGAGCTGTGTGTCCAGCGTCCCACAAAAGATGAAGATGAACACATCCTGAGAGACACCCACCCAG GGTTTCCAGATGCAGAAGAGACCTGGGACTGGCCAGCAATTGAAAGCTCCTTGGGTTTCTTCCTCACACAAAGCTCTTTCCCTGGAGCAG CAGGGGCGAGGAACCTgagcagggctgaggggcagACTCCTGAGGAAGGGCCTGGTAACGTGGAACCACTCAGGTCTTTCCCAGGAACATCAGGGAAGAACCATTCCAAGAAATCTGAGCGGGGAAGGCACCACAAGAGGCAGGGGAGGCCACAAAGGCAGAGAAAAAATCTGACCAGAAAGGAGCCAGCAACCTCAAGAGGCCATCAGAGGAGATCAAGACCATATCTAAAGCATTCTACAAAGGGAAAAGCTGAACCCAGAAAGAGCCTATATACCTGTCGTGTGTGCAGAGAAGAATTCAAGGTGCAGAAAGACCTGATAGGTCACCATTGGATGGTTCATAGGAAACAGGAACTGTATCACTGTAGCGAGTGTGGGGAGAGCTTTAGGAGAAAGAAGGAGTTCAGAGCACATGGGAAAGCTCACAGAAAGAAGAGAGATCATCCCTGTTCTGAATGTGGGAAGATATTCCACAAATTGTCATATCTCATTGCCCACCAGAGAATACAtacgggagagagaccctatcaCTGTGCTGAGTGTGGAAAAAGATTCTTCCATATATCAGCACTTAACATGCACAAGAGAGTCCACTCAGGAGAGAGACCCTTTGCCTGCACTGAGTGTGGAAAGCGATTTATGAATTCATCAACATTTCGTAGTCATCAGGCAATCCACTCAGAGAAGAGACCCCATCGCTGTAACCAATGTGGGAAAGGCTTCAAAGTTGCATCAGGTCTTACTAGACACCTGAAAATCCACAGCAAAGAGAGACGCTTCTTGTGCCATGAGTGTGGAAAAAAATTTTCCCTACGAGAACATATGATCAGACATCAGATGATccacactggagagcagccccATTGCTGTGCTAAGTGTGGGAAAAAATTCAGTCTCCTTCAAAGTCTCAGGAGACACCAGGAAACCCATACTCCAGGGAGACTCCATCGCTGTGCCGAGTGTGGGAAAATATTCCGTCATCCACAAAATCTCTCTAGACACCAGGGAGTCCACACTGGGAAACTCCATCGCTGCACTGACTGTGGAAAAGGCTTTGTCCGTCTACAACATCTCACTTGccaccagagaatccacactggagagaaaccctattgctgcactgagtgtgggagaaGTTTCACCCAATTGTCAGGTCTCACCAACCACCTGAGAATCCATTCAGGAGAGCGACCCTATCCCTGCACTCAGTGTGGGAAGTGCTTTGCTCACTCGTCATCTCTCACTGAACATCTGAAAACCCATTCAGGAGAGCGACCATATTCCTGCATTCAGTGTGGGAAGCACTTTGCTCGTTCATCATCTCTTACTCAGCATCAGAGAACCCACCCAGGAGAGCAACCATATTCCTGTGCTCAGTGTGGGAAGCGCTTTGCTCGCTCAGCATATCTTACTAAACACCAGAGCACCCACTCAGAATAG